Proteins encoded within one genomic window of Brachybacterium sp. P6-10-X1:
- a CDS encoding ATP-binding cassette domain-containing protein: protein MTTPEPHPSTDASDPCGGPPTAAPDEPAVELSSLRRDYAVRSRVAGSRRRRRQIVRAVDDVSLTIARGESVGFVGANGAGKSTTIKMMTGILRPTSGGLRVLGRDPVPQRRHLAREIGVVFGQRSQLWWDLPLRESYTILAAMHRLTDRQREARLDRLVEGLDLGGFLGRPVRQLSLGQRMRGEVAAALLHSPDLVVLDEPTIGLDMVSKEGLRRFLRTDRAERGTTLFLTTHDMGDVERLCERIVVVNAGTVAYDGALDSFRAHLGAPRELVVDLAEPVAALALPGSAETAAVEAEGIRHRIRFSGAELTVPALLSAIGAQTTVRDLALTEPAVEDLVRTIYARGGIG, encoded by the coding sequence ATGACCACCCCCGAACCCCATCCCTCGACCGACGCCTCCGATCCCTGCGGCGGTCCCCCGACCGCAGCGCCCGACGAGCCGGCCGTCGAGCTGAGCTCTCTGCGCCGCGACTACGCGGTGCGCTCGAGGGTGGCCGGCTCGCGCCGGCGTCGGCGCCAGATCGTGCGCGCGGTCGACGACGTCTCGCTGACCATCGCCCGGGGCGAGTCGGTCGGCTTCGTCGGCGCCAACGGCGCCGGCAAGTCCACCACCATCAAGATGATGACGGGCATCCTGCGCCCGACGTCCGGGGGCCTGCGCGTGCTCGGCCGCGATCCGGTGCCCCAGCGGCGGCACCTCGCCCGCGAGATCGGCGTCGTGTTCGGCCAGCGCTCCCAGCTGTGGTGGGACCTGCCCCTGCGGGAGAGCTACACGATCCTCGCCGCGATGCACCGGCTCACCGACCGACAGCGCGAAGCACGGCTGGATCGCCTGGTCGAGGGCCTGGACCTCGGCGGCTTCCTGGGCCGCCCGGTGCGTCAGCTCTCGCTCGGCCAGCGGATGCGCGGCGAGGTGGCGGCCGCGCTCCTGCACTCCCCCGACCTGGTGGTGCTCGACGAGCCGACGATCGGGCTGGACATGGTCTCCAAGGAGGGGCTGCGGCGCTTCCTGCGCACCGACCGCGCCGAGCGCGGCACGACGTTGTTCCTGACCACGCACGACATGGGCGACGTGGAGCGGCTGTGCGAGCGGATCGTGGTCGTCAATGCCGGCACGGTCGCCTACGACGGGGCGCTGGACTCCTTCCGCGCGCATCTCGGCGCGCCCCGGGAGCTGGTCGTCGACCTCGCCGAGCCGGTCGCCGCCCTCGCCCTGCCGGGCTCGGCCGAGACGGCGGCGGTGGAGGCCGAGGGGATCCGCCACCGCATCCGCTTCTCGGGGGCGGAGCTGACGGTTCCCGCGCTGCTGTCGGCGATCGGCGCCCAGACCACGGTGCGGGACTTGGCGCTGACCGAACCCGCCGTCGAGGACCTGGTGCGGACGATCTACGCCCGCGGCGGGATCGGCTGA
- a CDS encoding ABC transporter permease, which produces MADPRPRPARTTRPPRRRDPDRPVSTARIVATLYGSRIRSQATFRASFLADLAGQVLIVGTEFLELWVILSQVSTLGGMTLPQVAVVYGLGALAFGIADMLFGEIDGLSSAIRSGKLESLLIRPVPVLLQISSLDLSLRRIGRILVGLAMFVTALGIAGFQPTVATVALAILAPPAGALIFGALFTLAGALQFWLVDGREFANAFTYGGNYVATTPGAVFALPLRAFFTFVVPATLIAYAPTLALLDLPGPLLVPAWAGWAGLPAALLAWIVAGTAWRAGVRRYTGAGG; this is translated from the coding sequence GTGGCTGACCCGAGGCCCCGTCCCGCCCGCACGACGCGCCCACCGCGCCGCCGCGACCCGGATCGTCCGGTCTCGACGGCCCGCATAGTGGCGACCCTGTACGGCTCGCGGATCCGCTCCCAGGCGACTTTCCGCGCCAGCTTCCTCGCCGACCTCGCCGGTCAAGTGCTCATCGTCGGCACCGAGTTCCTCGAGCTGTGGGTGATCCTCTCGCAGGTCAGCACCCTGGGCGGGATGACGCTCCCCCAGGTCGCGGTGGTCTACGGCCTCGGCGCGCTGGCCTTCGGGATCGCCGACATGCTCTTCGGGGAGATCGACGGTCTCTCGAGCGCCATCAGGTCCGGGAAGCTCGAGTCCCTGCTGATCCGACCCGTGCCGGTGCTCCTGCAGATCTCCAGCCTGGACCTGTCGCTGCGCCGCATCGGCCGGATCCTCGTGGGGCTGGCGATGTTCGTGACCGCGCTGGGGATCGCCGGCTTCCAGCCCACCGTCGCCACGGTGGCGCTCGCGATCCTGGCCCCGCCGGCCGGTGCCCTGATCTTCGGCGCCCTGTTCACCCTGGCCGGCGCCCTGCAGTTCTGGCTCGTCGACGGCCGTGAGTTCGCCAACGCCTTCACCTACGGCGGCAACTATGTCGCCACCACCCCGGGCGCGGTGTTCGCCCTGCCGCTGCGCGCCTTCTTCACCTTCGTCGTCCCCGCGACGCTGATCGCCTACGCCCCCACTCTCGCGCTGCTGGACCTGCCCGGTCCCCTCCTGGTCCCCGCATGGGCCGGGTGGGCCGGGCTGCCCGCCGCGCTCCTCGCCTGGATCGTCGCCGGCACGGCCTGGCGCGCGGGAGTCCGTCGATACACAGGAGCCGGTGGATGA
- a CDS encoding ABC-2 family transporter protein → MPTYWSIASASFRQYSTYRMATAAGVFTNTVFGLIRASILIAAITTAGGELSGYTVAQAATYVWLGQALLAPVEAFGTREVSQRVHQGDVAVDLLRPTAFLGLYYAQKLGRSAFLLLGRGIPPLLVGALVTGLALPKDPLSYLLGAVSLLLAITVAFLADMMVNLAAFWLLETRGLTVVYNGVMNLLSGFLIPIVWFPDWLLTIARATPFPSMIQTPIDTLSGRIPPLEALPLVLVQGAWLAVLALAAQLMLRSGVRSVEVQGG, encoded by the coding sequence GTGCCCACGTACTGGTCGATCGCCTCGGCGTCCTTCCGCCAGTACTCGACCTACCGGATGGCGACCGCCGCCGGGGTCTTCACCAACACCGTCTTCGGGCTCATCCGCGCCTCGATCCTGATCGCCGCGATCACGACGGCGGGCGGAGAGCTCAGCGGGTACACCGTCGCCCAGGCCGCGACCTACGTGTGGCTCGGACAGGCCCTGCTGGCGCCGGTCGAGGCCTTCGGCACCCGCGAGGTCTCCCAGCGGGTCCACCAGGGCGATGTGGCGGTCGACCTGCTGCGGCCCACCGCGTTCCTCGGCCTGTACTACGCGCAGAAGCTCGGCCGCTCCGCGTTCCTGCTGCTGGGGCGCGGCATCCCTCCCCTGCTGGTGGGCGCGCTGGTGACGGGGCTCGCGCTGCCGAAGGATCCCCTCTCCTACCTGCTGGGGGCCGTCTCGCTCCTGCTGGCGATCACGGTGGCGTTCCTGGCAGACATGATGGTCAACCTCGCGGCCTTCTGGCTGCTGGAGACGCGGGGGCTGACCGTCGTCTACAACGGCGTGATGAACCTGCTCTCGGGTTTCCTGATCCCGATCGTGTGGTTCCCGGACTGGCTGCTGACCATCGCCCGCGCCACCCCGTTCCCCTCGATGATCCAGACCCCGATCGACACCCTCTCCGGCCGCATCCCGCCCCTCGAGGCGCTCCCCCTGGTCCTGGTCCAGGGGGCGTGGCTGGCGGTGCTCGCCCTCGCGGCCCAGCTGATGCTGCGTTCGGGTGTGCGCAGCGTGGAGGTCCAAGGTGGCTGA
- a CDS encoding dicarboxylate/amino acid:cation symporter, whose protein sequence is MNTAARSVAPDRTDEGPEADSAQDAPDAQSRQEGPETPDGSGTPDGSGAAAGRRSRFGLLPRIVLAIALGILLGLVLPESIARVFTTFNSLFSGFLGFLIPLIIVGLVTPAIAELGHGAGKMLAATAGIAYLSTVLCGVFALTLSLLLLPRMLQGQSIASLENPEDSAIAPYVELDIPPVFDVMTALILAFCLGIGLTLVRRGALQESFEQLRTIVVRIIEAIIIPLLPLYIFGMFLGLTLNGQIWTVIGTFLTVILLVLAMTVVVLLAQYAVAGWAMGRNPLKMLWTMIPAYATALGTSSSAATIPVTTECAKRNGIPDAIADFVVPLCATIHLAGSTLKITTFAVAIMIVTGMPLTIGPLIGFVLMLGVVMIAAPGVPGGAIMAAAGVLSSILGFDEAAVGLMIAAYIAIDSFGTATNVTGDGAIAALMARLSKGRVSGDLRTPEHPQVQGV, encoded by the coding sequence ATGAACACCGCCGCCCGCTCCGTGGCCCCCGACAGAACCGACGAGGGCCCCGAGGCGGACTCCGCGCAGGATGCCCCTGATGCGCAGAGTCGCCAGGAGGGTCCCGAGACTCCGGACGGATCCGGGACCCCGGATGGTTCCGGAGCCGCCGCTGGGCGTCGCTCGCGTTTCGGCCTGCTTCCGCGCATCGTCCTCGCCATCGCCCTGGGCATCCTGCTGGGTCTCGTGCTGCCGGAATCGATCGCCCGCGTCTTCACCACCTTCAACTCGCTGTTCTCGGGGTTCCTCGGCTTCCTCATCCCCCTGATCATCGTGGGTCTGGTGACGCCCGCGATCGCCGAGCTGGGCCACGGCGCCGGAAAGATGCTGGCCGCGACCGCGGGCATCGCCTACCTCTCGACGGTCCTGTGCGGCGTCTTCGCCCTGACCCTGTCCCTGCTCCTGCTGCCCCGCATGCTCCAGGGGCAGAGCATCGCCTCGCTGGAGAACCCCGAGGACTCCGCGATCGCCCCCTACGTCGAGCTCGACATCCCGCCCGTCTTCGACGTGATGACGGCACTCATCCTCGCCTTCTGCCTCGGCATCGGCCTGACCCTGGTGCGCCGGGGCGCGCTGCAGGAGTCCTTCGAACAGCTGCGCACGATCGTCGTGCGCATCATCGAGGCGATCATCATCCCGCTGCTGCCGCTGTACATCTTCGGGATGTTCCTGGGCCTGACCCTGAACGGTCAGATCTGGACGGTGATCGGCACCTTCCTCACCGTGATCCTGCTCGTGCTCGCGATGACCGTGGTGGTGCTGCTGGCGCAGTACGCCGTGGCCGGCTGGGCCATGGGCCGCAACCCCCTGAAGATGCTGTGGACCATGATCCCCGCCTACGCCACGGCACTGGGCACCAGCTCCTCCGCCGCGACCATCCCGGTCACCACCGAATGCGCCAAGCGCAACGGCATCCCGGACGCCATCGCGGACTTCGTCGTGCCGTTGTGCGCGACGATCCACCTGGCCGGCTCGACGCTCAAGATCACCACCTTCGCGGTCGCCATCATGATCGTCACCGGCATGCCGCTGACCATCGGGCCCCTGATCGGCTTCGTCCTCATGCTCGGCGTCGTGATGATCGCCGCTCCCGGTGTCCCGGGCGGCGCGATCATGGCGGCCGCCGGCGTGCTGTCCTCGATCCTCGGCTTCGACGAGGCGGCCGTCGGGCTGATGATCGCCGCCTACATCGCGATCGACTCCTTCGGCACGGCGACCAACGTCACCGGCGACGGCGCGATCGCGGCGCTGATGGCGCGGCTGTCGAAGGGGCGGGTCTCCGGCGATCTGCGGACCCCGGAGCACCCGCAGGTCCAGGGGGTCTGA
- a CDS encoding SDR family oxidoreductase, producing MDPTAAAPAPRSSAPAAAPLTAVVTGASSGIGRATAARLVADGWRVLAVARREDRLAELAAETGCEVLGVDVTSDESVDRLVARAEDLFSGSLNAVVHVAGGALGVEPAAEADLGKWQRMYDINVLGAVRVTRALLPALRASGRGDLLFVTSVAGQEAYPGGSGYNAAKAGEHMLAAALRLELNGEPIRVIEIAPGMVATEEFSLVRLGDQEAADAVYDGVENPLTAEDCADVIAYALGAPHHVNLDLVTVRPLAQAAAHRVARHRGI from the coding sequence ATGGACCCGACCGCCGCCGCGCCCGCCCCGCGTTCCTCCGCGCCCGCTGCCGCACCGCTGACCGCCGTGGTCACCGGGGCCTCGTCGGGGATCGGCCGCGCGACCGCCGCCCGTCTGGTCGCCGACGGCTGGCGGGTCCTGGCCGTCGCCCGTCGCGAGGATCGACTGGCCGAGCTGGCGGCCGAGACCGGCTGCGAGGTGCTCGGCGTCGACGTCACCTCCGACGAGTCCGTCGACCGCCTGGTGGCACGGGCCGAGGACCTCTTCTCCGGATCGCTGAACGCGGTCGTGCACGTCGCCGGGGGCGCCCTCGGGGTCGAGCCCGCGGCCGAGGCCGATCTGGGCAAGTGGCAGCGCATGTACGACATCAACGTGCTCGGCGCCGTGCGCGTCACTCGTGCCCTGCTGCCCGCGCTGCGCGCGAGCGGACGGGGCGACCTGCTGTTCGTCACCTCCGTCGCCGGCCAGGAGGCCTACCCCGGCGGCTCCGGGTACAACGCCGCGAAGGCCGGGGAGCACATGCTCGCCGCCGCCCTGCGCCTGGAGCTGAACGGCGAACCGATCCGCGTCATCGAGATCGCGCCCGGCATGGTGGCCACGGAGGAGTTCTCCCTCGTCCGGCTCGGGGACCAGGAGGCGGCCGACGCCGTCTACGACGGGGTCGAGAACCCGCTGACGGCCGAGGACTGCGCCGACGTCATCGCCTACGCCCTGGGCGCCCCGCACCACGTCAACCTGGATCTGGTCACGGTGCGACCGCTCGCCCAGGCCGCCGCGCACCGCGTGGCCCGCCACCGGGGGATCTGA
- a CDS encoding 2Fe-2S iron-sulfur cluster binding domain-containing protein gives MSLFGKPFTAKCLRSGMTVEVAEGQSLLQSLLDAGVDMDYSCEGGVCGTCVVPLVSGQVEHLDEFLMEDEQDEQMTTCVSRGEGEIQIDV, from the coding sequence ATGTCGCTGTTCGGAAAACCCTTCACGGCGAAGTGCCTCAGGTCCGGGATGACGGTCGAGGTCGCCGAGGGTCAGTCCCTCCTGCAATCGCTCCTCGATGCCGGCGTCGATATGGACTACTCCTGCGAGGGCGGGGTCTGCGGCACCTGCGTGGTGCCCCTGGTCTCGGGACAGGTCGAGCACCTGGATGAGTTCCTCATGGAGGACGAGCAGGACGAGCAGATGACCACCTGCGTCTCGCGCGGCGAGGGTGAGATCCAGATCGACGTCTGA
- the ileS gene encoding isoleucine--tRNA ligase: MVYPVSGAPLVPSPNLPALENAIQEFWRADDTFRASIAQREGAEEFVFYDGPPFANGLPHYGHLLTGFVKDVVPRFRTMCGNKVDRRFGWDTHGLPAELEAMRELGMTEKSEIEDMGLQAFNNAARASVLKYTKEWEDYVTRQARWVDFEDDYKTLDATFMESVLWAFKTLYDSGRAYEGYYVLPYCWKDQTPLSAHELRMDDDVYQERQDQTVTVTFPFLGDKAEQLGLDGVSALAWTTTPWTLPTNFSLAVGPELEYSVVPAGPRGAADGTAAGAGRYLLATALLGAHAEALGYVSAEDALAACEERVFLGSELEHMAYRPLWTVYSADREKWGTQNAWIVTVADYVSTDDGTGVVHQATAYGEADQQVNADYGIPVIVSVDEGAQFLDYFAGTELDEIAGVQVFDANRPIIRNLQRSGRLLREASYVHSYPHCWRCRNPLIYKAVSSWYVKVADQRRRMLELNEQIDWVPGNVKDGQFGRWLEGARDWAISRNRYWGSPIPVWKSDDPNHPRIDVYGSLAELEEAFGALPRDEHGEVNLHRPYIDELTRANPDDPTGASTMRRVDEVFDVWFDSGSMPYAQVHYPFENSDWFETHNPADFIVEYVGQTRGWFYVMHVLSTALFDRPAFTSVICHGIVLGEDGQKMSKSLRNYPDVREMFDTYGADAMRWFLMSSPILRGGNLVVDEPKIRDATRHVVLPLWNVWYFLGLYANAAGEKDEHGRPTGYRGKTRYESTDVMDRYLLARTGDLVRQVREQMTALAIADAAELIQDYLDMLTNWYVRRSRDRFWEGDEQAIDVLSTCLETLCQVAAPLLPMVTEEIWKQLTGERSVHLTDWPDDSLFPRDPALVAQMDDVRAIAGVGNSLRKKEQLRARLPLAELTVVHHDPTSLEPFTALIADELNVKAVRLLDVAGDQAQGMGVEQRLTVNARAAGPRLGKQVQTVIKGSKSGDWSVDEAGTVTAGGIDLVSGEYSLDLVAGQSAAMEGRAVGVLRGGDFLALDIRLDPELEAEGTARDVVRAIQSARRGAGLDVSDRIRLTVDGDERVVEAVTAHRELVAGEVLAVELAVPAAPADGAHAATETVSGGTVTVSVAAV; this comes from the coding sequence ATGGTCTACCCGGTCAGCGGAGCCCCGCTCGTCCCCTCGCCGAACCTGCCGGCGCTCGAGAACGCCATCCAGGAGTTCTGGCGCGCCGACGACACCTTCCGCGCCTCGATCGCGCAGCGCGAGGGCGCCGAGGAGTTCGTCTTCTACGACGGCCCGCCCTTCGCCAACGGCCTGCCGCACTACGGGCACCTCCTGACCGGTTTCGTCAAGGACGTCGTCCCCCGATTCCGCACCATGTGCGGCAACAAGGTCGACCGGCGCTTCGGCTGGGACACCCACGGCCTGCCCGCCGAGCTCGAGGCGATGCGCGAACTGGGCATGACCGAGAAGTCCGAGATCGAGGACATGGGCCTGCAGGCGTTCAACAACGCCGCCCGGGCCTCGGTGCTGAAGTACACCAAGGAGTGGGAGGACTACGTCACCCGCCAGGCCCGCTGGGTGGACTTCGAGGACGACTACAAGACCCTCGACGCCACCTTCATGGAGTCGGTGCTGTGGGCCTTCAAGACCCTGTACGACTCAGGCCGCGCCTATGAGGGCTACTACGTGCTGCCCTACTGCTGGAAGGACCAGACGCCGCTGAGCGCGCACGAGCTGCGCATGGACGACGACGTCTACCAGGAGCGCCAGGACCAGACCGTCACCGTCACCTTCCCCTTCCTCGGGGACAAGGCCGAGCAGCTGGGTCTGGACGGGGTCAGCGCGCTGGCCTGGACCACGACCCCGTGGACCCTGCCCACCAACTTCTCCCTCGCCGTCGGTCCCGAGCTCGAGTACTCCGTGGTCCCCGCCGGCCCGCGCGGAGCCGCCGACGGCACCGCCGCCGGGGCGGGACGCTACCTGCTGGCCACGGCGCTGCTCGGCGCCCACGCCGAGGCGCTCGGGTACGTCAGCGCCGAGGACGCCCTCGCAGCGTGCGAGGAGCGGGTCTTCCTCGGCTCCGAGCTCGAGCACATGGCCTACCGGCCGCTGTGGACCGTCTACTCCGCGGACCGGGAGAAGTGGGGGACGCAGAACGCCTGGATCGTGACCGTCGCGGACTACGTCTCGACCGACGACGGCACCGGCGTGGTCCACCAGGCCACCGCCTACGGTGAAGCCGACCAGCAGGTCAACGCCGATTACGGCATCCCCGTGATCGTCTCGGTGGACGAGGGTGCTCAATTCCTGGACTACTTCGCCGGCACCGAGCTCGACGAGATCGCCGGGGTGCAGGTGTTCGACGCGAACCGTCCGATCATCCGCAACCTCCAGCGCTCCGGGCGCCTGCTGCGCGAGGCCAGCTACGTGCACTCCTACCCGCACTGCTGGCGCTGCCGGAACCCCCTGATCTACAAGGCCGTCAGCTCCTGGTACGTCAAGGTCGCCGACCAGCGCCGGCGCATGCTCGAGCTGAACGAGCAGATCGACTGGGTGCCCGGCAACGTCAAGGACGGCCAGTTCGGCCGCTGGCTCGAGGGCGCCCGCGACTGGGCGATCTCCCGCAACCGCTACTGGGGCTCCCCGATCCCGGTGTGGAAGAGCGACGACCCGAACCACCCCCGCATCGACGTGTACGGCTCGCTGGCGGAGCTCGAGGAGGCCTTCGGTGCTCTCCCGCGCGACGAGCACGGAGAGGTGAACCTCCACCGCCCCTACATCGACGAGCTCACCCGGGCGAACCCGGACGACCCGACCGGGGCCTCCACCATGCGCCGGGTCGACGAGGTCTTCGACGTCTGGTTCGACTCCGGCTCGATGCCCTACGCGCAGGTGCACTATCCCTTCGAGAACTCCGACTGGTTCGAGACGCACAACCCGGCGGACTTCATCGTCGAGTACGTCGGCCAGACCCGCGGCTGGTTCTACGTCATGCACGTGCTCTCGACCGCGCTGTTCGACCGGCCCGCGTTCACCTCGGTGATCTGCCACGGCATCGTGCTCGGCGAGGACGGGCAGAAGATGTCCAAGTCGCTGCGCAACTACCCCGACGTGCGCGAGATGTTCGACACCTACGGGGCCGACGCGATGCGCTGGTTCCTCATGAGCTCGCCGATCCTGCGGGGCGGCAATCTCGTCGTCGACGAGCCGAAGATCCGCGACGCCACCCGCCACGTGGTGCTGCCGCTGTGGAACGTCTGGTACTTCCTGGGGCTCTACGCCAACGCCGCGGGGGAGAAGGACGAGCACGGGCGGCCGACGGGCTACCGCGGGAAGACCCGCTACGAGTCCACCGACGTCATGGACCGCTACCTGCTGGCCCGCACCGGCGATCTGGTGCGACAGGTGCGCGAACAGATGACCGCGCTCGCCATCGCCGATGCCGCCGAGCTGATCCAGGACTACCTGGACATGCTCACCAACTGGTACGTGCGCCGCTCCCGCGACCGGTTCTGGGAAGGCGACGAACAGGCGATCGACGTGCTCTCGACCTGCCTGGAGACGCTGTGCCAGGTGGCGGCCCCGCTGCTGCCCATGGTGACCGAGGAGATCTGGAAGCAGCTGACCGGAGAGCGCTCCGTGCACCTGACGGACTGGCCCGACGACTCGCTGTTCCCCCGCGACCCCGCACTGGTCGCCCAGATGGACGACGTGCGCGCGATCGCCGGCGTCGGCAACTCCCTGCGCAAGAAGGAACAGCTGCGGGCACGGCTGCCGCTGGCCGAGCTCACCGTGGTCCACCACGACCCCACCTCCCTCGAGCCCTTCACCGCCCTGATCGCCGACGAGCTCAACGTCAAGGCGGTGCGCCTGCTGGACGTGGCCGGCGATCAGGCCCAGGGCATGGGCGTCGAGCAGCGGCTGACCGTCAACGCGCGCGCCGCCGGCCCGCGCCTGGGCAAGCAGGTCCAGACGGTCATCAAGGGGTCGAAGTCCGGTGACTGGTCGGTGGACGAGGCCGGCACGGTCACCGCCGGGGGCATCGACCTCGTATCCGGTGAGTACTCGCTCGACCTCGTGGCCGGGCAGTCCGCCGCGATGGAGGGCCGGGCCGTGGGCGTGCTGCGCGGCGGCGACTTCCTGGCGCTGGACATCCGTCTCGACCCCGAGCTCGAGGCCGAGGGCACCGCTCGTGATGTCGTACGCGCCATCCAGTCGGCCCGGCGTGGGGCCGGGCTGGACGTCTCGGACCGGATCCGCCTCACCGTGGACGGCGACGAGCGGGTCGTTGAGGCGGTGACCGCGCACCGCGAGCTGGTGGCGGGGGAGGTGCTGGCCGTCGAGCTGGCGGTGCCCGCCGCTCCTGCCGACGGCGCCCATGCCGCGACCGAGACGGTCTCCGGCGGGACCGTGACCGTCTCGGTCGCCGCCGTGTGA
- a CDS encoding folylpolyglutamate synthase/dihydrofolate synthase family protein, giving the protein MPSSPRPGTSRPALSPELREVYAALLERAPENRIEPDLARITRVMELMGDPQNDYRSIRIAGTNGKTTTARILERILREAGLRTGRTTSPHLHSPLERIAIDGASIDEEGFLQAYRDVEPFAAIVDAEQEAAGGARLTYFEYLTAMSFQAFASAPVDVAVVETGLGGTWDATGVVTPDVTVITPISLDHQDYLGDTIAEIAGEKAGILTADATAVIADQPYEDAADVLRERITDLGAEAAVEDQQIGVLARTPGVGGQMLTLQGIAGRYEEVFLSLLGEHQARNALLAVAATEALLGDGGTVLDGEMLGAALASITSPGRAEVVRQSPTVLLDAAHNPAGALTLVGTVRENFRFTRTIGLVGILEEKDAEEILAVLEPLLDHVVITQSSSPRAIPTDVLADLARDVFDDEDRVLEQGSLPDAIQAAVDLAETEGDQFGGVVVAGSVTLAAEVRDLLGVSRED; this is encoded by the coding sequence GTGCCGAGTTCTCCCCGCCCGGGAACGTCCCGTCCGGCGCTGTCACCCGAGCTGCGGGAGGTCTATGCCGCGCTGCTCGAGCGCGCCCCGGAGAACCGGATCGAGCCGGACCTCGCGCGCATCACGCGCGTGATGGAGCTGATGGGCGACCCCCAGAACGACTACCGCTCGATCCGCATCGCCGGCACCAACGGCAAGACCACCACGGCGCGGATCCTCGAACGGATCCTGCGCGAGGCCGGGCTGCGCACGGGACGCACCACCAGCCCCCACCTGCATTCACCTCTCGAGCGGATCGCGATCGACGGCGCCTCCATCGACGAGGAGGGCTTCCTCCAGGCCTACCGGGACGTGGAGCCGTTCGCCGCGATCGTCGACGCCGAGCAGGAGGCCGCCGGGGGAGCGCGGCTGACGTACTTCGAATACCTCACGGCGATGTCCTTCCAGGCGTTCGCCTCCGCCCCGGTCGACGTCGCGGTGGTCGAGACCGGGCTCGGCGGCACCTGGGACGCCACCGGCGTCGTCACCCCCGATGTCACCGTGATCACCCCCATCTCCCTGGACCACCAGGACTACCTCGGCGACACCATCGCGGAGATCGCCGGGGAGAAGGCCGGGATCCTCACCGCCGATGCCACGGCGGTCATCGCCGATCAGCCCTATGAGGACGCGGCCGACGTGCTCCGCGAGCGAATCACCGACCTCGGCGCGGAGGCCGCCGTCGAGGACCAGCAGATCGGCGTGCTCGCCCGCACCCCGGGCGTGGGCGGCCAGATGCTGACCCTGCAGGGGATCGCGGGCCGCTACGAGGAGGTTTTCCTCTCGCTGCTGGGAGAGCACCAGGCGCGCAACGCGCTGCTCGCCGTCGCGGCGACCGAGGCGCTGCTCGGCGACGGCGGCACCGTGCTGGACGGGGAGATGCTGGGCGCGGCCCTGGCCTCGATCACCTCACCCGGACGCGCCGAGGTGGTCCGGCAGTCGCCGACCGTCCTGCTGGACGCCGCCCACAACCCCGCCGGGGCCCTGACCCTGGTGGGGACCGTCCGGGAGAACTTCCGCTTCACGCGCACCATCGGTCTGGTCGGCATCCTGGAGGAGAAGGACGCGGAGGAGATCCTCGCGGTCCTCGAGCCGCTGCTGGACCACGTCGTGATCACCCAGTCCTCCTCGCCACGGGCGATCCCGACCGATGTCCTCGCCGACCTCGCCCGGGACGTCTTCGACGACGAGGACCGCGTCCTCGAGCAGGGCAGCCTGCCCGATGCGATCCAGGCCGCGGTCGACCTCGCCGAGACCGAGGGTGACCAGTTCGGCGGGGTGGTGGTCGCCGGCTCCGTCACGCTCGCCGCCGAGGTGCGGGACCTGCTCGGCGTCTCGCGGGAGGACTGA
- a CDS encoding DUF4233 domain-containing protein — MALDLTPSPRPHGAQRMFSATILIIEAFVVFFAVLVAHQLAPESRVSTWVWGVLTALALVACSGLLRRGAWPYWVGIALQIPTVLLGLRVGAMWVVALAFAALFVYGAFKGHQLDREKDTVDARVRAAQGEAPAAPDDV, encoded by the coding sequence ATGGCACTGGACCTGACCCCGTCGCCGCGCCCCCACGGGGCGCAGCGGATGTTCTCCGCCACCATCCTCATCATCGAGGCCTTCGTGGTGTTCTTCGCGGTCCTGGTCGCTCATCAGCTGGCTCCCGAATCGCGGGTCAGCACCTGGGTCTGGGGCGTGCTGACGGCCCTGGCCCTGGTGGCGTGCTCGGGACTGCTGCGGCGCGGGGCCTGGCCGTACTGGGTCGGGATCGCCCTGCAGATCCCCACGGTCCTGCTGGGGCTGCGGGTGGGTGCGATGTGGGTGGTCGCTCTCGCCTTCGCGGCCCTGTTCGTCTACGGGGCGTTCAAAGGCCACCAGCTGGACCGGGAGAAGGACACGGTCGATGCCCGCGTGCGCGCGGCGCAGGGAGAGGCCCCCGCAGCACCGGACGACGTCTGA
- the ndk gene encoding nucleoside-diphosphate kinase translates to MTAQRTLVLLKPDAVQRGLRGEIIRRIEAKGYDIVALAQRTASAQELAAHYAEHEGKPFYPGLVEYMSASPLVALVAEGVGVIPGFRSLAGATNPTEAAPGTIRGDLACEDDLPVIQNLVHGSDSEESSTREIGIWFPEID, encoded by the coding sequence ATGACCGCACAGCGCACCCTCGTCCTGCTCAAGCCCGACGCCGTCCAGCGCGGCCTGCGCGGGGAGATCATCCGCCGGATCGAGGCCAAGGGGTACGACATCGTCGCCCTGGCCCAGCGCACCGCGAGCGCCCAGGAGCTCGCCGCCCACTACGCCGAGCACGAGGGCAAGCCCTTCTACCCCGGACTCGTCGAGTACATGAGCGCCTCCCCGCTGGTCGCGCTCGTCGCCGAAGGCGTCGGTGTGATCCCGGGCTTCCGCTCCCTGGCCGGTGCCACCAACCCCACCGAGGCCGCTCCTGGCACGATCCGCGGCGACCTCGCCTGCGAGGACGACCTCCCGGTCATCCAGAACCTCGTGCACGGCTCGGACTCCGAGGAATCCTCCACGCGCGAGATCGGCATCTGGTTCCCCGAGATCGACTGA